Proteins from a single region of Sporosarcina sp. P33:
- a CDS encoding tripartite tricarboxylate transporter permease codes for MGIDVQAILEGFLTTIQPMNLFWIALGGFLGTVVGMLPGLGPATAIALLIPITFGMEPTSALILMAAIYYGAMYGGSRSSILLNTPGDGSAIAATFDGYPMAQKGQAGQALAISAIASLIGGLIAVVGFIVLAKPLASFALRFGPAEYFLLMVFTLSAIVALAKGQMVKGFISMCIGLMISTVGIDLQTGVYRFTMGNVHLSEGIDFLVVIIGIYAVGEVLYNFLSINKPVGEKKSVGKIWITKEQWKRSKWPIIRNGPIGFLIGVLPGAGGAIASMLSYSMEKQVSKHPEEFGEGAIEGLAAPESSNNAAAVGAFIPMLSMGIPGSGTTAVILGAIVMLGLKPGPLLFENNPDMVWTFINSMFIGNLFLVILNIALVGILVKILDTPPRVLYPVIMMLAFIGTYTLGYSTVDFLILIIFGFVGLFMKMLKFPVAPLILAVIVGSDMEQNFRMSLVSYPNAVGILTASPITVALVLMTLVSLGLPFFSSWLKKRKAQKNNSEAM; via the coding sequence ATGGGAATAGATGTACAAGCCATCTTAGAAGGCTTTTTAACTACAATTCAACCAATGAACTTATTTTGGATCGCACTCGGCGGGTTCCTTGGGACAGTCGTTGGTATGCTGCCCGGTCTTGGACCTGCAACCGCAATTGCGCTGCTGATCCCGATTACATTCGGAATGGAGCCGACAAGCGCCTTGATTTTAATGGCCGCTATTTATTACGGTGCGATGTATGGCGGCTCGAGAAGTTCGATCTTACTGAATACACCGGGGGATGGATCGGCAATTGCTGCCACGTTTGACGGCTATCCTATGGCACAGAAAGGTCAGGCCGGACAGGCGCTTGCGATATCTGCAATTGCTTCGTTGATCGGCGGACTGATTGCAGTAGTCGGCTTTATTGTTCTGGCTAAGCCGCTCGCCAGTTTTGCGTTGCGGTTTGGTCCGGCGGAGTACTTCTTATTGATGGTATTCACGCTATCTGCCATTGTTGCATTGGCAAAGGGACAGATGGTCAAAGGGTTCATCTCGATGTGTATCGGGCTGATGATCAGTACAGTAGGAATTGATTTGCAGACAGGAGTCTACCGTTTCACGATGGGAAATGTTCACTTGAGTGAAGGTATTGATTTCCTCGTCGTTATTATCGGTATTTATGCGGTAGGAGAAGTGTTATACAATTTCTTATCAATCAATAAACCGGTGGGAGAGAAAAAGTCTGTCGGTAAGATCTGGATTACAAAAGAACAGTGGAAACGATCTAAATGGCCGATTATACGTAATGGCCCGATCGGCTTCCTGATTGGTGTACTTCCTGGAGCAGGCGGTGCAATTGCATCCATGCTGAGTTATTCCATGGAGAAACAAGTATCGAAACATCCGGAAGAATTCGGGGAAGGTGCAATCGAAGGATTGGCTGCGCCGGAGTCTTCAAACAACGCAGCAGCTGTCGGAGCATTCATTCCGATGCTTTCTATGGGTATTCCAGGTTCAGGAACAACTGCAGTTATTCTCGGTGCCATCGTTATGCTAGGGTTAAAGCCTGGTCCGTTATTGTTTGAAAATAATCCTGATATGGTGTGGACGTTCATCAACAGTATGTTTATCGGAAACTTGTTCCTAGTCATACTGAACATTGCACTTGTCGGCATTCTTGTAAAGATTCTAGATACACCGCCGCGCGTATTATATCCTGTCATTATGATGCTGGCGTTTATCGGAACCTATACACTTGGTTACAGCACAGTAGACTTCCTGATTTTGATCATCTTTGGTTTTGTCGGTCTGTTCATGAAAATGCTGAAATTCCCGGTAGCTCCGCTAATTCTGGCTGTCATTGTCGGATCAGATATGGAGCAGAATTTCCGGATGAGTTTGGTTTCGTATCCGAACGCAGTGGGAATTCTAACGGCTTCACCGATTACTGTCGCTTTGGTTCTTATGACGCTTGTTTCACTGGGCTTACCGTTCTTTTCCTCGTGGTTAAAGAAGCGTAAAGCGCAAAAAAATAACAGCGAAGCAATGTAA
- a CDS encoding tripartite tricarboxylate transporter TctB family protein translates to MVRYITPILATVVGVIMLISAISLPKSNLGNPNGPMYFPLLIAIILIISGIVYFFQEFKARGNEFSDFRALRIGKSPLYLLVSLVLMLIYTVLFERIGFLYSTILFLAGLLFLLNGRNKWMSNIIIAVAFSFVTWYAFGTLLQVSLP, encoded by the coding sequence ATGGTCCGGTACATAACCCCGATTCTGGCAACTGTTGTCGGTGTCATTATGCTGATCAGTGCTATCAGCTTACCTAAATCAAATCTCGGAAACCCGAATGGTCCTATGTATTTCCCGCTTTTGATTGCTATTATTTTAATTATTTCAGGGATTGTCTATTTCTTTCAGGAATTCAAGGCGCGCGGTAATGAGTTCTCTGATTTCCGTGCCTTGCGAATCGGCAAGTCCCCATTGTATTTGCTCGTATCGCTTGTTTTGATGCTGATTTATACAGTGCTCTTTGAACGGATTGGTTTCTTGTATTCGACTATTCTGTTCCTTGCCGGACTGTTGTTTTTATTGAATGGGCGCAATAAATGGATGTCTAACATCATTATTGCGGTCGCATTCTCGTTCGTAACTTGGTATGCATTTGGAACACTGTTGCAGGTAAGTTTACCTTAA
- a CDS encoding tripartite tricarboxylate transporter substrate binding protein, translating into MKKLVGAAALSFALILGACSSDSAGGKDVSDYPKKNLEFIAPATPGGGWDATARAIQKILKEEDIVDQSMTVINKPGGNGEVGWQYLSKKDAHTLAIDSSLLITNNLLGQSDLTYEDFTPLATLTTEWISVAVKNGSPYGSATELMEQLKKDPSSVKIGIAPGLGNNDHLSFVKAAKTYGVDVTKLNFLVYESGGDVMTSLLGGHVDAATMAVSESAEQHLAGKFKIVAISADERLEELPDVPTWTEEGVDMVFPHWRGILGPPDMTEDEIAYWNEAFGEMVGTDSWKQLLENNGWEDFYQDSAETTEFLKEQKEMYTELIDESGLQK; encoded by the coding sequence ATGAAAAAACTAGTAGGCGCAGCGGCACTTTCATTTGCACTTATTCTGGGGGCTTGTTCATCAGATAGTGCAGGAGGGAAAGATGTTTCCGATTATCCGAAGAAGAATTTAGAATTCATCGCACCGGCAACACCGGGGGGCGGCTGGGATGCTACAGCACGTGCGATACAAAAGATTTTGAAAGAAGAAGATATTGTGGATCAGAGTATGACAGTCATTAACAAACCGGGCGGTAACGGAGAAGTTGGCTGGCAGTATCTGTCCAAAAAAGATGCACATACATTGGCTATTGACTCCAGTCTGTTAATTACGAATAACTTGCTTGGGCAAAGTGATCTCACGTATGAAGACTTCACGCCGCTTGCTACATTAACAACAGAGTGGATTTCCGTAGCGGTCAAAAATGGTTCACCTTATGGAAGCGCAACAGAGTTGATGGAGCAGCTGAAAAAAGATCCGTCTTCCGTGAAAATCGGTATTGCTCCTGGTCTTGGAAACAACGACCACTTGTCTTTCGTAAAAGCGGCTAAAACATACGGCGTTGATGTTACAAAATTAAACTTCCTCGTTTATGAAAGTGGCGGCGACGTCATGACGAGCTTGCTTGGCGGTCACGTCGATGCAGCGACGATGGCAGTGTCTGAATCTGCCGAGCAGCACCTTGCAGGTAAATTCAAGATTGTTGCGATTTCAGCTGACGAACGTCTGGAAGAATTGCCTGACGTACCGACATGGACAGAAGAAGGCGTGGATATGGTCTTCCCTCACTGGCGCGGTATTCTTGGGCCACCAGATATGACAGAAGATGAGATTGCATATTGGAATGAAGCGTTTGGTGAAATGGTAGGAACAGACTCTTGGAAACAACTGTTGGAAAACAACGGCTGGGAAGATTTCTATCAAGACAGTGCTGAAACAACAGAGTTCTTAAAAGAACAAAAAGAAATGTACACAGAACTGATTGACGAGTCTGGTTTACAGAAATAA
- a CDS encoding response regulator, producing the protein MIHVGIVEDDFRIASIHQQFLESIDGVKVVWQALRAKEAWGLLENQPVDLLLVDVYMPDQLGIDLVRELKVQYPLLDFIVITAAADRELVAQSVAAGAFHYLVKPVELAKLKEVIERYQQRRLFLKESPHADQEQIDKLFVHNTAVKDSETNLPKGIHPLTLQKVMDIVHSLNEGTTAEEVGERLGASRTTARRYLEHLIAEGKMRAELEYGIVGRPERKYFAL; encoded by the coding sequence ATGATTCATGTGGGAATTGTGGAAGATGATTTTCGTATTGCCTCCATACATCAGCAGTTTTTAGAAAGTATAGATGGTGTGAAAGTAGTCTGGCAGGCATTACGTGCGAAGGAAGCATGGGGTCTGCTTGAAAATCAGCCGGTGGATTTACTGCTGGTCGATGTGTATATGCCTGACCAATTAGGAATTGATTTGGTGCGGGAGCTGAAGGTTCAATATCCTTTACTGGATTTCATCGTCATTACCGCCGCTGCGGACCGCGAATTGGTTGCTCAGAGTGTAGCGGCAGGTGCATTCCACTACCTGGTGAAACCAGTTGAATTAGCCAAATTGAAGGAAGTTATTGAGCGCTATCAGCAGAGAAGGCTATTTCTTAAGGAAAGTCCCCATGCAGATCAAGAACAGATTGATAAACTTTTTGTTCATAATACGGCAGTCAAAGACAGTGAAACAAATCTTCCGAAAGGCATTCATCCTTTAACGTTGCAGAAGGTGATGGATATCGTCCATTCATTGAATGAAGGAACGACAGCAGAAGAAGTGGGGGAAAGGCTGGGTGCATCACGTACAACAGCCCGAAGATATTTAGAACATTTGATTGCAGAAGGTAAGATGAGGGCTGAGCTTGAATACGGAATTGTCGGAAGACCGGAGCGGAAATACTTCGCACTGTGA
- a CDS encoding sensor histidine kinase has translation MLKSKLQKKILLMVTSLILFLMTLMLIVFVVTDYLNLLDRSHTVGLQTAKMLSYMDTVKEGLEEKTDAEKAGDLEAVIEHYSNQVDATFIVIQDKAGHILASPDEHQIGEIIPFRDGYKAIVFGANYSMLSSEIIGPSVISKAPIYNEEENQIIGVVTVGYLLSDLREIVHNRVVKLLFISLIILALGIYISFRLAKSIRKDTFGLDPEQIANFYMERKAILASIDEGIIAVNPSGEITLMNTAARSILGVHTNRKGDDIETIFPNLPSVAELNGSVTQSFEMVYSAKRLVVSAMPLQLEGMQKGALITFRDTTEMAEVVNTLYEVRKYSDDLRAQTHEFTNKLYLISGLLQLGKYEEAIRTIQTEISFSDHTNQFILENIKDAHVQAILFGKMGKASEMKVSFEIDDNSSLESLPKWLGTGALTVILGNLIDNALEAAAGNSAGHVSFFTLDFGEDVIFEVSDNGHGIQAEQLDTLFQKGYSTKSAAGRGFGLANVQQAVQSLGGSIQVSGTDEGTVFSVYIPKHAENEEGEVR, from the coding sequence ATGCTGAAATCAAAACTGCAAAAGAAAATATTGCTGATGGTCACTTCACTTATTTTATTTTTAATGACGCTTATGCTGATTGTTTTTGTCGTCACGGACTATTTGAACTTACTTGACCGCAGTCATACGGTGGGTTTGCAAACTGCAAAAATGCTGTCTTATATGGATACAGTTAAAGAAGGTCTTGAAGAAAAAACGGATGCAGAAAAAGCCGGTGACCTGGAAGCGGTCATTGAACATTATTCAAATCAAGTGGATGCGACTTTTATAGTGATTCAAGATAAAGCCGGGCATATACTTGCTTCGCCGGATGAACATCAAATAGGTGAGATAATCCCATTTAGAGATGGCTATAAAGCGATAGTGTTTGGGGCGAATTATTCCATGCTGTCAAGCGAAATTATCGGTCCCTCCGTCATTAGTAAAGCGCCGATTTATAATGAAGAGGAGAATCAGATTATTGGCGTGGTGACAGTGGGGTATCTCCTGTCGGATTTACGTGAGATTGTACATAATCGTGTAGTAAAACTACTCTTTATCTCACTGATTATCCTCGCCCTTGGAATTTACATCAGTTTCCGTTTGGCTAAATCCATCCGGAAAGATACATTTGGGCTCGATCCCGAACAAATTGCGAACTTTTATATGGAACGAAAGGCGATATTGGCATCGATCGATGAAGGAATCATTGCAGTAAATCCATCGGGTGAAATTACACTGATGAATACTGCTGCGCGTTCTATTCTAGGCGTTCATACGAATCGAAAAGGAGATGATATAGAGACAATTTTTCCAAACTTACCCTCTGTCGCAGAATTAAATGGGTCAGTCACTCAATCTTTTGAAATGGTCTATTCCGCCAAAAGACTGGTTGTCAGTGCCATGCCGCTGCAGCTTGAGGGGATGCAAAAAGGCGCACTGATTACGTTTCGTGATACGACGGAAATGGCGGAAGTCGTAAATACGCTGTATGAAGTCAGAAAGTATTCGGATGACCTAAGAGCACAGACACATGAATTTACAAATAAGCTCTATTTAATCTCAGGCCTATTACAGCTTGGAAAATATGAGGAAGCCATCCGCACCATTCAAACGGAAATCAGTTTTAGTGATCATACTAATCAGTTTATTTTAGAAAATATTAAAGATGCGCATGTTCAAGCGATTCTATTTGGCAAAATGGGTAAGGCATCTGAGATGAAGGTCAGTTTTGAGATTGATGACAACAGCAGTCTGGAATCATTGCCGAAATGGCTGGGTACAGGTGCATTGACTGTGATTCTGGGAAATCTTATCGATAATGCGCTTGAAGCGGCCGCTGGAAATTCGGCAGGACATGTTTCATTCTTCACCTTAGATTTTGGGGAAGATGTTATATTTGAAGTATCTGACAACGGTCATGGAATTCAGGCAGAACAACTTGATACACTGTTCCAAAAAGGTTACTCTACGAAATCAGCTGCAGGAAGAGGTTTTGGCCTGGCGAATGTTCAGCAGGCTGTTCAATCGCTGGGAGGATCCATTCAAGTGTCTGGTACAGATGAAGGCACAGTTTTTTCTGTCTATATTCCAAAACATGCAGAAAATGAGGAGGGTGAAGTCAGATGA
- a CDS encoding TetR/AcrR family transcriptional regulator encodes MFQLKNRGRQIGADGEKSRKLLLEIAAGQFALHGFHKTKISEIVKEANVTQPTFYLYFQSKDAVFQELIDMFKTKLQNQVAESRLPSDMDELGLKERIASGLRAVFELFQNDEEVARIGFIVSEEACDIKAQMAEQIEQNLIAEAELGYFHTNLDLGVAAAAMVGTIEHLAVTKLWAGTHTPEKLADEITKMFLYGLKK; translated from the coding sequence GTGTTTCAACTGAAGAACAGGGGACGGCAGATAGGGGCGGATGGCGAAAAAAGCCGTAAGCTGCTTTTGGAAATCGCGGCAGGACAATTCGCACTTCATGGTTTTCATAAGACAAAAATCAGTGAAATTGTGAAGGAGGCAAATGTCACCCAGCCAACATTTTATCTGTATTTTCAAAGTAAAGATGCTGTATTTCAAGAACTGATCGATATGTTTAAAACAAAACTGCAAAACCAGGTTGCAGAAAGCAGGCTGCCTTCTGATATGGATGAATTAGGGCTGAAGGAGCGAATTGCATCCGGTTTGCGGGCTGTTTTTGAGTTATTTCAGAACGATGAAGAAGTTGCGCGCATTGGATTTATTGTCTCTGAGGAGGCTTGTGATATTAAAGCGCAAATGGCAGAGCAAATCGAACAAAATTTAATTGCAGAAGCAGAGCTTGGGTATTTTCATACCAATCTGGATCTCGGAGTAGCAGCAGCTGCAATGGTGGGCACGATTGAACATTTGGCTGTAACAAAACTATGGGCCGGCACGCATACACCAGAAAAACTTGCTGATGAAATCACAAAAATGTTTTTATATGGGTTGAAAAAATAA
- a CDS encoding dicarboxylate/amino acid:cation symporter, whose amino-acid sequence MKLARNIIIALIAGVAVGLVLNIFSPGIFSKADAFLFKPLGTIFLNLMKMLVVPVVFISIALGTVGIGDPKKLGRIGGKTIGFFLITTAIALVIAISLGLLLKPGEGGNFETAAATYEATEAPPVADTLLGIIPTNPISAMAEGNMLQIIFFAALVGFGMAMLGAKVEKVKELFEQGNELIMYLITFVMKFAPYGAFGLIASAVGSQGVDALKAMGMYMTVVLGALLIHMIIVYGGSIALIGKRSPVWFFKNFFPAQLVAFSTASSAATLPISMKTAQEKLKVPESISSFTQSLGATINMDGTAIMQGAAVIFIAQAYGIELTVGQLLTVVLTAVLASIGTAAVPGAGLIMLAMVLTSVGLPVEGIALVLGVDRLLDMVRTAVNITGDAACAVVVAKTEGVLGDPDAEEVTGGAEIA is encoded by the coding sequence ATGAAACTGGCTAGAAATATTATTATTGCACTTATTGCAGGTGTTGCAGTCGGTCTTGTATTGAACATCTTTTCACCCGGCATTTTCTCAAAAGCCGATGCATTCTTATTTAAACCGCTCGGCACAATCTTCCTGAACCTGATGAAAATGCTCGTAGTGCCCGTGGTTTTCATTTCCATCGCACTCGGAACCGTCGGGATAGGGGATCCGAAAAAATTAGGCCGGATTGGCGGGAAGACGATTGGATTCTTCTTGATTACGACGGCAATTGCCCTCGTTATTGCAATCTCTCTTGGTCTATTGCTGAAGCCCGGTGAAGGCGGGAACTTTGAAACAGCTGCTGCCACATATGAAGCAACTGAAGCGCCCCCGGTTGCTGACACGTTATTGGGAATCATCCCGACCAACCCTATCAGCGCTATGGCAGAAGGTAATATGCTTCAGATTATCTTCTTTGCAGCACTGGTCGGTTTTGGAATGGCGATGTTAGGTGCTAAAGTAGAAAAAGTAAAAGAACTGTTTGAACAAGGCAATGAACTGATCATGTACTTGATCACGTTTGTTATGAAGTTCGCGCCATACGGGGCATTTGGCCTGATTGCATCTGCCGTCGGAAGCCAAGGAGTTGACGCGCTTAAAGCCATGGGGATGTATATGACGGTTGTTCTGGGTGCGCTTCTAATTCATATGATTATCGTCTATGGCGGCTCCATCGCTCTCATCGGCAAGCGAAGCCCTGTCTGGTTTTTCAAGAATTTCTTCCCGGCACAACTCGTCGCATTCAGTACAGCCAGTTCTGCCGCAACGCTGCCTATCTCCATGAAAACGGCACAGGAGAAGCTAAAAGTGCCTGAATCCATCAGCTCGTTTACGCAGTCGCTTGGCGCAACCATCAATATGGATGGCACCGCGATTATGCAAGGGGCCGCCGTCATTTTCATTGCCCAGGCTTATGGCATCGAATTGACGGTAGGTCAGCTGCTGACTGTCGTCTTGACCGCAGTACTTGCAAGTATTGGAACTGCTGCGGTTCCAGGCGCTGGCCTGATCATGCTGGCAATGGTTCTGACATCAGTCGGTCTGCCGGTTGAAGGTATTGCACTCGTTCTGGGAGTCGACCGTCTGCTCGATATGGTACGGACTGCTGTCAACATTACCGGTGATGCTGCATGTGCGGTCGTCGTTGCCAAAACAGAAGGCGTCCTGGGCGATCCTGATGCTGAAGAAGTTACAGGCGGTGCAGAAATTGCCTAA
- a CDS encoding threonine synthase, with protein sequence MTSYSCSECEEVYPVEAGRWKCECGGLLNFRQGKFGEENVQWTGEYSIWRYVSSMRGAENLKSWRTVTLGEGQTPLLAADESEPDVLVKADFMMPTLSFKDRGAAVIVALAKQLGVKKLIADSSGNAGTAIAAYSARAGIHCDVYVSENTSPNKLAQIKAHGANIKAVKGTREEVAAAAQKAVEEEQVFYASHVYNPYFYEGTKTYAYEVYEQLGKAPDTVIVPAGNGTLVLGVFYGFKELLLAGKIDRMPKIIAVQAEKCAPLAKAFNNGEQTAKPVENEGTIAEGIAVAAPARSKQIIEAVKQTNGSFITIGEDEIVKARTVLAAKGFYVEITSAINYAGYIQYEKSENEVIVISLCGAGIKSPA encoded by the coding sequence ATGACCTCTTATAGCTGTTCAGAATGTGAAGAAGTATATCCGGTTGAAGCAGGCCGCTGGAAATGTGAATGCGGAGGTCTGTTAAATTTTCGGCAAGGAAAATTTGGGGAAGAAAACGTCCAATGGACAGGTGAATATTCGATTTGGCGCTATGTTTCTTCTATGAGGGGGGCAGAGAATTTAAAAAGCTGGCGCACGGTTACTCTTGGCGAAGGTCAGACACCACTGCTGGCAGCAGATGAGTCGGAACCGGATGTATTGGTAAAAGCAGATTTTATGATGCCTACACTTTCATTTAAAGACCGGGGGGCCGCTGTCATCGTGGCACTGGCGAAACAGCTCGGTGTCAAAAAGCTGATAGCAGACAGCAGCGGCAATGCCGGAACAGCCATTGCCGCGTACAGCGCCAGAGCAGGAATTCACTGCGATGTCTATGTAAGCGAGAATACTTCACCGAATAAACTGGCGCAGATCAAAGCGCATGGTGCAAACATTAAGGCAGTAAAGGGAACGAGAGAAGAAGTGGCGGCCGCGGCCCAAAAAGCAGTTGAAGAAGAGCAAGTGTTTTATGCAAGCCATGTGTACAATCCGTATTTTTATGAAGGGACAAAAACGTATGCGTATGAAGTATATGAACAACTCGGGAAAGCGCCGGATACTGTAATTGTCCCGGCAGGAAACGGAACGCTGGTGCTGGGTGTGTTCTATGGTTTCAAGGAGCTGCTCTTGGCAGGGAAAATTGACCGGATGCCAAAAATCATCGCCGTTCAGGCCGAGAAATGCGCACCTCTAGCCAAGGCATTTAACAATGGAGAACAAACAGCGAAACCGGTGGAGAATGAAGGGACTATTGCCGAAGGAATTGCTGTCGCAGCGCCGGCAAGATCCAAACAAATAATCGAAGCGGTGAAGCAAACTAACGGGAGCTTTATTACTATAGGGGAAGATGAAATAGTAAAGGCACGAACTGTACTTGCAGCAAAAGGCTTCTATGTAGAAATAACTTCAGCTATTAATTATGCAGGTTATATACAGTATGAGAAGTCTGAAAACGAAGTCATTGTAATCTCTTTATGCGGCGCAGGGATCAAGTCACCGGCATGA
- a CDS encoding GGDEF domain-containing protein — protein MGYKGRLYAVGIVILFNILRYYYYHQYLGYSFKASFFVLTAVFLLIAWFGGKQYDLARFYAERDPLTNVYNRLTIEKAFKKQASLCRSRGGKLAVALIDINDFKEINDKHGHQKGDEVLQFVAGLLLANAKKGNLVVRWGGDEFIHLISNVEPECQAAYIQNITKQLSHLTMEPLSPLSASIGFAVYPDDGDSFERLIQRADESMYEMKVDEKTKRPVKHD, from the coding sequence ATGGGGTATAAAGGAAGATTGTATGCTGTCGGTATCGTGATACTATTTAATATTTTGCGGTACTATTATTATCATCAGTATTTGGGCTATTCTTTTAAAGCAAGCTTTTTTGTGTTAACAGCAGTTTTCCTGCTGATTGCATGGTTTGGAGGAAAACAATATGACTTGGCAAGGTTCTATGCCGAAAGAGACCCTTTGACGAATGTATATAATCGCCTCACTATAGAAAAAGCATTCAAAAAACAGGCTTCCTTATGCAGAAGCCGCGGGGGCAAACTGGCGGTTGCCTTGATTGATATAAATGATTTTAAGGAAATAAACGACAAACACGGCCACCAAAAAGGCGATGAGGTACTGCAGTTTGTTGCCGGCCTTTTACTGGCTAATGCAAAAAAAGGGAACCTCGTCGTACGATGGGGCGGAGATGAGTTTATACATTTGATTTCGAATGTCGAACCGGAATGCCAGGCTGCCTATATTCAAAATATAACAAAACAGCTGTCACACCTGACTATGGAACCTCTTTCACCTCTCAGTGCATCGATCGGCTTTGCTGTTTATCCTGATGATGGGGATAGTTTCGAAAGGCTGATCCAGCGGGCAGATGAATCGATGTATGAAATGAAAGTTGATGAAAAAACAAAACGCCCGGTGAAACATGATTAG
- a CDS encoding DUF4256 domain-containing protein — protein sequence MTNSNSNQNISSEQKERLLSALKERFEENTERHSALDWTAVQAKIEANADKLRSLHKMEETGGEPDVVGYDESADEYIFYDCSAESPAGRRSLCYDRKALDSRKKNKPENSAADLAMEMGIELLTEEQYRELQKLGEFDRKTSSWVQTPDDVRQLGGALFCDRRYDKVFVYHNGAESYYAARGFRGVLRV from the coding sequence ATGACAAACAGCAATAGCAATCAGAACATATCATCAGAACAGAAAGAACGCTTACTCTCGGCGTTAAAAGAACGTTTTGAAGAAAACACGGAACGTCACAGCGCCCTTGACTGGACGGCTGTACAAGCAAAGATCGAAGCAAATGCTGATAAGCTGCGGTCGCTGCATAAAATGGAGGAAACTGGCGGGGAACCGGATGTTGTGGGCTATGATGAATCAGCGGATGAATATATTTTTTACGACTGTTCAGCGGAAAGTCCGGCCGGCCGGCGAAGTCTTTGTTACGACCGCAAGGCATTGGATTCCAGAAAGAAAAACAAACCGGAGAATAGTGCAGCGGATCTGGCGATGGAAATGGGAATTGAACTGTTAACGGAAGAACAATACAGAGAACTTCAGAAACTTGGAGAATTCGACAGGAAAACATCAAGCTGGGTACAAACGCCGGATGACGTCAGACAACTGGGCGGCGCACTTTTTTGTGATCGTCGCTATGATAAGGTCTTTGTATACCATAATGGGGCGGAATCGTATTATGCTGCCAGAGGTTTCCGTGGTGTGTTACGGGTATAA
- a CDS encoding universal stress protein — protein MNKYDSILAAVDGSDEAKHALLTSIEMAKNEGCPRLHIVSVIDVFSISEEDTSYLEKEQLRVNDLLTRYKTLAENEGIEHVEIHMTTGDPKVTIPEDLAPSVKARLIVCGAQGLKNAEHYFLGSVSEAIVMTAACDVLVVRRNR, from the coding sequence ATGAATAAATATGACTCTATTTTGGCGGCCGTAGACGGTTCAGACGAAGCAAAACACGCCCTGCTTACATCAATTGAGATGGCAAAGAATGAGGGTTGTCCGAGACTTCACATTGTCAGTGTGATTGATGTATTCTCCATTTCTGAAGAGGATACGTCCTATCTTGAAAAAGAACAGCTGCGTGTAAATGATCTGCTGACCCGCTATAAAACACTCGCTGAAAACGAAGGAATTGAACATGTTGAAATTCACATGACAACAGGCGATCCAAAAGTCACAATTCCCGAAGATCTGGCGCCTTCAGTCAAAGCCCGTCTAATTGTATGCGGTGCACAAGGATTGAAAAATGCCGAGCACTATTTCCTGGGCTCTGTATCCGAAGCAATTGTTATGACCGCAGCATGTGATGTGCTGGTCGTTCGTCGAAACCGATAA
- a CDS encoding STAS domain-containing protein, producing MNKEMNLAEEVKELKEKIIVYEQLIEELSAPIIPSIVPDTILVPITGALSVGRFMHIQNKLVQRIADNTVYTVIFDFTDISALAVEENMGYELLSEKINELVSVLKLMGTETLFVGFSPAFAQNLVLSNVGKFDQFRAFTNFREGLQYLLEQKGLEIIRKK from the coding sequence TTGAATAAAGAAATGAATTTAGCAGAAGAAGTGAAGGAACTTAAAGAAAAAATCATAGTCTATGAACAATTAATTGAAGAACTCTCTGCACCGATCATTCCATCCATCGTGCCGGATACCATTTTAGTGCCTATAACCGGTGCGCTTTCAGTCGGACGCTTTATGCATATTCAAAATAAGCTTGTTCAACGAATCGCTGATAACACGGTATACACGGTGATTTTTGATTTTACCGATATAAGCGCACTTGCGGTGGAGGAAAATATGGGGTATGAGCTGTTAAGTGAAAAAATAAATGAGCTGGTCAGTGTGCTGAAGCTGATGGGGACAGAAACATTGTTTGTTGGTTTCTCTCCGGCTTTCGCGCAAAACCTCGTCCTGTCCAATGTGGGGAAGTTCGATCAATTCCGGGCATTTACTAATTTTCGTGAAGGTCTTCAATATTTATTGGAGCAGAAAGGTTTGGAAATCATTCGCAAAAAGTAA